The Aspergillus flavus chromosome 2, complete sequence region TCTCGATCATCGGACGACGAATTCGAGGCCCGGATCCGGGCGACTGGTCTGGCTCACCATCATCCAGCAGGTACAACCGCCATGGGCAAGGTAGTCGGTCCAGACCTTCGTGTCTTTGGCGTTCATAATCTTCGCATCGTAGATGCGAGTATACTGCCGCTGAGTATCGGTGGCCACCCGCAGGCGACCCTTTATGCAGTTGCCGAGCAGGCTGCAGACATTATTCTCGGGGCCGACGCCCAGGCATGATCACCTTTCATGCAGTTATCAACATGCCATGTTGATGGCTTACATTCTTTCATGTACAATCCATGGTCATTGCATATTTTCTGGATTCATGGCTTCAAAGAGTCCTTAGTCGAGCGCTCTCACTTCCAACAAAAGACATCATGTATAGACAGTCTTATAGGTAGACCCATGTCTATATATCCAGAACGCAGTCTTATCACTTGACCATGGCGGCCTCACACGTACCATCCAATTGAGTGTGAAACAATGATCATTATTGCAACTGTATGTCAGATAAGGAATAGTCTCCTAGTTCACCATGCACGTACGAGTGTCTGTACGTGAGGTAATTGCACTAAGTTGGCAATATTAGCGGCAGGGGCGGGATCATGATTCATTTCAGATGATTCTCCTTCGCCTAGCAGTACCGGGCATGCTATAGCAGGGTACCTTTATTAAGCCCCCAATCAGCTATCTGTCTGACTCGATAAGGAGGTGTGCAATACTCGAGTCGTGTATACCCTGTAGCACACACACGGAGTTAACGCACAGATTGTGTACGTATGCTAATATATACCTACCTTGTCATTGGCGCAACGAAAAGCCTACTTGCGAACTATAGGATCCTGGATGTAGACTACCAGGTAGCTCAGAGACAATCCAACATCGTGCTACATACATGTACCGCCCCGTATTACGAACGGCTGCTGCGTATCATTTCCTCAATGGTAAAGGAGAGATTTTTAAACTAGGGTTTGAGCCTAATTAACTCGACTCCTTCCCGATGGTCGATCCCGCTTCCCCGTCGGCGATCGACACCCGGAGCATCATTGCGCGCACCAGACGGGCAATTACCATGAGACGTACACTAGTCGTATAGATGGTGTTCATAAAGTCAATGAAGAATAGACGCAAGAGGCCCAAGTGCTCGAAGTATTCGGCGATAATAGAGCGTTGAAACTTTAGTATTTCTTCACATATACCGCTCCTTAACTTGCAAGGATCTACATGAAATCATGACCACCACAATGCATCGGACTAAGCAAAACTCCCCTTCTATTCCAGTTCTTCGTCTTGCCCGAAGAGGCCAGGCTCGTTAACTCTTATCCGGTTGACGAGAGttccaacaccaccagctATTGCAAGCTACGTTTCTCTGACCAACTGTTGCGAACGAAGTCGTCTGCGTCCTCGCTGCGTTTTTCCGACCAACTGTTGCGGACGAGATCATCGGCGTCTGTGACGGCTTGATTTGATAAAGAAGCAGTCAGCTCACGGATGCTTTATGGATAATATAAGGGACAAGGAATGTCAGTACCACTCCCAGTAGGGAAAGCTGTTGCTGCGCCCAGAGCGAGCATAAGGAGGGAGATGTATGTGGTGGTTCGCATTTTCTTTGCGGTCGCTTGCTATTGTGTCTGTTGGTTGATTAGGATGGGGATTGCTGTGTGCTTATACTTGAGTATCGGGAGTTATATATGCACTGCAGTGAGATGACCGGAAGCCCGAGCCCAATAATGAGAGTAATACAGCGAGCGCGTACACCGAAGCAGAACCACATATTCGAGTGATAAATTGTAGATTGATAGTGTCGCCGTGGTGTATTGCGATTAATACTAATTGGCTACTGAAGAGACCACGGATTCTACGAGTGCTTACCCGTATTGTCCTGCTCTCCATGCACACGGACACGTATGGAACATGAATACGAGTCTCCGGTAGGTATCAAACATTTTGATTGCTCTGCAATCCTTTGCAATAACACGACCTCAACTTATAAAGATCACCGGTATACGTCCCAGGTTAGGATAAAAGCTTAGCGTCGATATTTCCTCCAATTATATGAGCCTGTTAGCCCAGAATTGGGTTTATGGTCTTGTGCATGGTCTAAGCACTGTCCCTTGGTTGTTTAGGCAAAATCCTTCGCAATGTAACCCCTCGTATCTCTGTGAGGGCTTCTTGTGCTTACTGTCGATCCTTCAAGGAATGTAACGGGTTACGACAGGTATTGTTTCGAGTGATACAGTTCTACAGGTATGTATCGCACTTCACTATACTCGAACTGTTGCATGTACGTGTTCTGCATATTCCTCAACAATTCAACAAACTCATTGAATTTCAGATCATGACACCCTCCAGAAGGGTATCATATCAACTACCTGCACCCGATGGGATTAAATGATTCCAGCCCAATCCCAAATAGAACTTCATCTCGCACCAGAACCGGGGCACTGTTCATCCAAGTGATAGTGACATTCACAATAGCGCTCACACTGGGTCTAATCATCGGCCAGAGATTATCAGTCAACAAGTGGGATGGACTTCTACGTGAGTAACACATTTCCCTCTAGCCGATGATGAATGCGTATACTGAGATCATGCATTTTGTTAGTACCTGAAGGTAATATCAAAACAGTCTGGGAGCATAACCTCACCTTTTCCCAACGTCCAACGCCCGAGTCTGAAGCCGCTTGGAATTCCATAATCCCAGGTAACTCCAAGCTCACGCTGCCAGGCTATCAAAAACCTTATTAACAATTAATACGCGGGTCCAGTCGGACGAGGTTTCATTCATCATCCTGAAATCGCACCCTTTATTTCTAACATCGCTGTCTTTCATCAGTTGCATTGCTTGGTTAGTTTACTTCTTGCATCTCCCCTATGTTATGCACAATTCTGATAATTGATATCCTGATTCTATAGCACGCAATTCTAGTCGCCTACTATGCCGCCGTTGAGGAATCTGACGTAGCCAAGGGCGCTCAGCGTCCGGACAATTACCTCCAACAGACGGGAGCGAGAATGGCCCCGTCGCATATCCGACATTGCTTCGACTATCTTCGACAGGCGTTGATGTGTGCGGCGGATACTAATATGGAGGTGTTGGATCCTGAAACGCATACGACGAGTGGATGGGGGCAGGGCAAGCGGTGTCGAGACTATGATGAGGTCGTGATGTGGGCGGAGAAGTGGGCAAATTCGACAGATACGGGGATTGTTACTTAGGTTTACTCATTTACATAGGAGTGATGGGTTATGGCATGTATCTATAAGCCTATatttcaaagaagaagctggattTAAAAGTGATAGATCCGAAAGCACACTATTCAATTTACAAGTCCAACAACCCAATCAGATCTACTGCGCCAACATTCCATAATCCCTCATATCCACCATCCTCGATCTGGCCCACTGATCCAGCGCCTCCCAATTCACGCACTCATGATCGCTATACACCCGCGAATACGGTAACCCGTCTACCCAGCGGAAAGTCGCGAGGGTGGTGTCGCCCCGACACATGGCTGCTTCACGCCAGTACTCAAGACAGTGATCGATGTGAGCCTCCTCGCGAATACGGTCATCTTCTGTCATATTGGGGTAGTACCTGTCAAGGTGGAAATGGCGACGGATGCGTTTCTAAAAGGCAGGGTATTAGCTGCAATTTCCAATGGGGTTATGGATAGATGGATGGATGGCGCACGATGCAGTGGAGTTCGTGGTACACGGCTAATTCGGCGATGTAGCCGGTCTCATTTTTGAAGGCGATGCTCGGGTCTGGGAGATGGGAGAGTTCTTCTGGGGTGATTTTGATCGTCATGGCTAGGTTTTAAGGTTAGTGGTTTTCGATTGGATGGGGGGAGGAGGGCTTACGTTCTAGCAGATGTTTCCAGGCTGCGTCGAATTCGGGTCGAGGGTCGCCGGTGAAGACATTGTTTTCGATGTCTCGTTTGAGACGTCTTTGTTCGTAGGAGATAACATGTTTTGCGGGGGCTGTGAGATGGGTCAGTTCTGTTTGAGATACAATTGCGCTGGATTTCCGTGTTCGAGGGGAAATAACATACAATAAGACAACTTTGGTCGTACGCACACCTTGCTCAATAGAGTAGCCCGCCACCAGAGGCCGAAGAGGACAATGTTTGACAGTAATAATAGGGAATAGACAGTATAATGCCAGTAGATGGATCGTCCCTTCTGTGTATGAGGGACCCGCAGCTGTTCATGAGAAGTTCGGGACTCTTCTATGTCTGATGAGGCTACAGGAGAGTAATCGTGCTTGGTGGTGTCCATGATGGCTTCGTGCTCTGGAAGTCGTAGTTCCGAGGGGATGGTGGTTGTTATTGTCCACCTCTCTCTCTGGCACACTGGTTGAATTTTACACACTGGGACAGTATTGACAATACCACCAAGGATCAACGGTAGGTAGATACGAGCGGAGCACCCGACGGGGCTTCTGCAAAGCTAAAGCATCGTCACACTTCGGCTCTTGCAGAGTGCGGTAGTCAATCAGCCAGAATAGCCGGTTTTACCAATACGGAAATTGATAACTCAGTGTAGTCGTTGCTTTTGGGGCTTatccaagcttctcctcccACATTCCTCTTCAGAACCATGAATCTTCGTTCAGAAATAACTCGCGATGAAGTTGACAGCTTCATTTGCACACTCAAGATGCTACCCTTTCCGCCGCTTAGCAGTTCCATACCGTACTCGCAGACAATTCAGCACCGCAACGATCCATCTCAACAAGGATGATTCCGCCAATGTATGGACATTGACCCAAGAGGATGTATCACACTACTGGAAAGGCTACCTCGCCACACGTCCCAAATACACAGACACATTCTACAACCTTATCTACGACTACCATGCCTCACACTCACAATCAAGCCTACCCCCATTCTCCGTCGCCCACGATGTCGGTGCTGGACCGGGCCAAGTCTCCGCGAAGCTCGCCCAGAGATTCTCCCACGTCGTCGTGAGCGACAATAACGAGAACCATGTCAATTATGCTAAGCACTTCCTTTCAACAACCAGTGTGCCACCATCCCGATTCTCCTTCGCCGTCGCAAAAGGCGAAGATCTGGGGTGCAAGTACCCACCCGCCTCCGCTGACCTAGTCGTCAGTGCACTCATGTTCCCGCTCATGGATACTATGTCTGCGCTGCGAAGCTTCCATACTCTCTTAAAGCCTGGCGGGACTCTGGCTGTGTGGTTTTATGGACGTGCACACTTCGCCGAGCTAGAGTATGCGGGATTGTGTCAACCACTCTTAGACAGGATAATCAATCATCATTTCTCAGGTGTGATTACCGGAGGAAGCCCGGAGCACACGGCGGGGTGGAAGCATGTGGCGGATGGCATAGCCAGTTGGTTGGATTATATCCCCTTCGCGGAAGAGAACTGGGGGTTTGTTGAGCGACATAAGTGGAATACCAAATGGACTAGTTTGGGGTTCTTTGGTAATGAGGCATGCGATTTTTCCGTGGAGCCGAGGAGTAGTGTCACGGACACGGAGACGGTTATTGAGAGGGACGATAGGAGTCTCTGGAGGAAGGACTGGGATGTGGGCCAACTTCGTGAGTTCGTTAGGTATATTTACCCTTTCCaggggatggaggaggaatatgTGAAGCCGCTGTGGGCGCAGTTGGAGAGAGAAATGGGCGGGTTGCACGCTAGGCGGGCATTCTCGTGGCCAGTGGTTTTGATTTTGGCGACGAGGAAGTGATAGGAGATTTGGTGAATACTGGTTGGAGTATGGGTAGATGATGGTTACTTCAACACTAGTTTTGATAGCTTGAATACACACACTCAGTAACTGAATGCATATCAGAAGTTGACAAGTCACATCGTCTGGCCTGAGGCAAGAATCTTCCcataactataaatatccTTAACTGTCTGTCCTTCTACAAGTGCACAGCACATACAGGGCGTGAAGCACCGCATCGGTAACCACATAAGTTCCCTTCCATTACCTGCCTTTATGATAACCATATTAACCAACCTCTGAAGGACACAGCCACAAGCATCAACCAGAATAAATCTGGCTATCTGGTTGAGCATAAAACGGTCCAACAGTTTCCTTGTTTTCACCTATCCTGATGATGAACAATGAACATGAATCCAGAACCTGAAAGGCCAtgaaaacaaaagggaaagacatCGTCACCTGAACCTGAGCATGATACCACCTCAGGTTCAAAACCAAAGTGGTCACTCCTTACCGGAGCCATACATAACAAGGCTCCGCATACCTTAATTATGACCATGATATCCCAGTGCTCTAAAGCACGGAGCCACTGAGAGGTATCCTGAATACACCATGTAGCACTCTCCAAACCGTAACAAGGGTCTCTTGCAttattgatgatgatatccaggTGCCCTGTGGGTAAGGAAAGGATAACTGAAAGACTATTCCATCCCCTGAAGCCACAATGTGTCTAATTTCTATCTGTCTATAAAGTGGACTGACTCTGAGGGAGTGCAATGAAAGGAGAGGAGCAACTCTATGGGCAGACATGTCAGGCTTGGAGATATCTGGTGTTTATGTTGTTCGTACCTTCCAGTGACGAGCTTGTGGCAGTGCTAGGTATTCCTGATACGGTTTCATTCTCTTATAGCAGTCCTTGAGCAATAGCTATTACTGATTATATAGGAATTCCCGATCTTGAGATGACTAGGCCTTAGCGTGACGATGGCTGGGGGCCGCtggcctctttcttttcttttcttttctttctttgaaTAAGAAGAGCTACTGTGAACGGTCAAAGGTTCACTAGCGATTGTTGAGCAGGCATTCGGCGATTCTATCGTGGGACATGGATATGCTACTGATGACTAGGTTGGACACGTTATAATGTCTTGACTTGATAGCTAGATAATCATACTATGTCTTTATGCTGGGTCTCCTTGTATATCTTTGGTCAGCTTGACTTGTAGTCCGTTGAACTTTTATCAAGTTACTACCTACACATTTCGTATCAAGACAGATAGGCGAGGAATGTGAGATTTTGAAGGATGTTCATCTATCATACACacataaaaaagaaattctacGATCGATCTAAAACCCGCTTTGCATAGAAACATAAATACAAAATGGTAGGCATTCTGATAACCATATCAACCCAAAGTAAACGTTGTTCTTAATATCATAATCATTTCCCTCATCTGCTGGCATTTCCATCGTCACTGTCATAAATCATGAATTGGCCCTGAGGCCACCCTGGGATCCTTCCACTTGACACACCTGGCTCACACATTTGACTAGTGTAGAGAGTATTCTCAAAAGGTAGCTGCTGGTACCTCCTAGAACAAGTAAGACGTATACAGTTTCAGGATCATTGACGTGTCACTTTAACCGCGCACGTACCACGTACCACATTTTGAGTTGGTTATGCTGATCTCATTTGGTATATGAGCGTAACTGGGTGTCTTTTGGCGGAGAATATCGTGGTAACGTAGCACCATGACATGGTTGCGACCAAGCAAATTCTGTCTCTCGCCTGAGCCCCatcattctttcttgaaCGGCACGCTGCAGCTTGGAATTTCTCTCCTGCTCCTCTTGAGGAGACAGAAAGTAGGGAAGCCCGTTACAGTCCACTACGACGGAGCCGCTCACGGAGTTATAGCCTGGAAGAGCGCTATTCATGGCGACTGTATTGCTGTTGGGGAGCATCATAGGCCTCCACTTAGATGATCGCCTCGAGAGTCGATTATTGTAGGAGGAAAGACGTTGATAACTGTGAGAAGGCGCCGGCGGGTCGATATTTTGCCAATAGAACGACGGCTCTTGGGATGACGAGCTAGATACGGGCTCCAGCCGTGCTTGAGGTTCTTTTGTCGGTTGGGCGGCGTTGGGTATGTGTGGCTTCCGTGTGGTTGAACCAGTAACCAATTCTCCGTCGGTAGGATAATAGGTGTGGGTTTCCACAGATCTTGTTTCGGTTGcaggcgatgatgacgaggacaGACGCGATCTCAAATGGCGGAATATAGGCATTGGGGGCTGTTGCACTAATGATATACACTGCCAAAACAGGATACAACTGAGGCGATATACTTGTTTTGAGCCTAACAACAAAATAAATTCCGATGAGGGGGGTAGTGAGAGTGGGACGAAGAGTGCGAAAGAGCGACTTGCTTTTTACAAGCGCTAGTCTAGTAGTGCGTGACTGCCAATTATCACTACCCCGAATGCAAGACACGCTTAGTCCTTGTCCAGCGCAATTCACTGGGAAGCCAAGAATGTGAGAGAGCAGATTTCAGAAAGCTGGTTTTAGCACATTGCATTTAAAGTGTAGAGCTTAATAAACTCGGCGGATACACGTAGAACCGTTATCGGAGCGACAGACAAACCAAGGTTGGGCTTTCTGCGCCTCGCTGATGTGATTTATGATAGGAGATCTCCGGATGTCCCAAATTAGAAATGGGTCATAGCGGCAACACGATGCAAGATCCATGGCTTTCTCGCCGTATATTATCCGGTGGCTGCCAACCTGATAGAAGAGACTATTGTGATAGGTCAGTTGGAGATCGTAGGGCGTTAGGGCTAATGCAGGGTATGGTGTCATTATGCTTCACCTTCTCAACTTTCACCGCTCATGTTATCATTAGCAAACAAACACAGCAACAATCGAAATTATAGGCGAGAGAGTTAATTATTAGCATCAGGATCAGTTGACTGTGGAATCTTTGCGTCGACCTGAACGACTTGTCCGGTTTGCCTAGAGGGTTCGAGGTGGGGGAATAAAgggaaaatataaaaaataaatatagtgAATAAAGTCTGCCCAATTTTAGCGGCATACGAGAAATCGCCAATCGATTTCCACAAATGCAGAATCCTACTCGCCCGACCCGGTTGGGCTCCTAAAGTCAATTATCATCGGATCCATCACACCACTGCTCTCTTAGTGACTGGATTGATTGGGACACGTCCCAGCCAGTCCTTGTCTCCACGTCTCGTAACAAATTCTCCGCTGCTTCCTGATCTTGCCTGTGCCGGAGTATCCAGCCCCCTACAAATAAATGATTAGATTAGGAGGCAAACATCTGAAAGGCAagaaacaacagcaacaagtGGGGCCCCCGTGATTATACTGGTGGCGACAAGGATAGCTTAGAACTCACAAGAAACTAGACTATGTCGCGCAGTGAAAAGAGTGTTTTCGGCCCGTGGATTCGACTTTGCTAGGCCAAGGACAGTAAGAAGGTGGCCTCGAACGATTTTCTAGTCAAAGGTGTTAGTCATTATGCCATTCTTCCACAGCGGGACACAGATTTAAAAAGATCAACCTCTATGTTGCGCGCTTGCTTGAAGCTCTCGTATGCCAGAGACGGGCTGGGACGATTGGAAAATGCGAGGATGATTTGAGCAATATGGTAATACTGAACGCCAACCACTACGACACATCTGTGAGTTGGCGTGATTATCGAAAGCGCGAGCTGGGGACCAACCGTGGACGGGTAGCAGCATCCAGACTCCCGGAAATCTTCTATGCACCTCATTGCTGCGAGGGACATATTGGATGGGCTGGAAGGTGGACGGCTTCCTGGCATTCCAATTCTCAATCTCCTTACCAATGTCTTCTAGCCTGGAAGGATTGACAGTGCGATCGTAATTAAATGCGTATTTGAGTACCTTGGCTAGAAGAAAAACCATCCGACTCGCCCAAGCAAAATCGTCCTCCCGATGGAAGACATCCGAATTGCTGAAACGATGCAATTCCGTTCGTAACGGTCGTTGCGAAATGAGTGATATGTAAATGTCCTCGCGCAGGCATAACCAAGCTGCTGCCTCACCAAGGCCTCCACTTGATCCGAACGATGATACCGTA contains the following coding sequences:
- a CDS encoding uncharacterized protein (domain of unknown function-domain containing protein); the encoded protein is MDTTKHDYSPVASSDIEESRTSHEQLRVPHTQKGRSIYWHYTVYSLLLLSNIVLFGLWWRATLLSKVCVRPKLSYSPAKHVISYEQRRLKRDIENNVFTGDPRPEFDAAWKHLLEPMTIKITPEELSHLPDPSIAFKNETGYIAELAVYHELHCIKRIRRHFHLDRYYPNMTEDDRIREEAHIDHCLEYWREAAMCRGDTTLATFRWVDGLPYSRVYSDHECVNWEALDQWARSRMVDMRDYGMLAQ
- a CDS encoding S-adenosyl-L-methionine-dependent methyltransferase, whose product is MKLTASFAHSRCYPFRRLAVPYRTRRQFSTATIHLNKDDSANVWTLTQEDVSHYWKGYLATRPKYTDTFYNLIYDYHASHSQSSLPPFSVAHDVGAGPGQVSAKLAQRFSHVVVSDNNENHVNYAKHFLSTTSVPPSRFSFAVAKGEDLGCKYPPASADLVVSALMFPLMDTMSALRSFHTLLKPGGTLAVWFYGRAHFAELEYAGLCQPLLDRIINHHFSGVITGGSPEHTAGWKHVADGIASWLDYIPFAEENWGFVERHKWNTKWTSLGFFGNEACDFSVEPRSSVTDTETVIERDDRSLWRKDWDVGQLREFVRYIYPFQGMEEEYVKPLWAQLEREMGGLHARRAFSWPVVLILATRK
- a CDS encoding uncharacterized protein (domain of unknown function-domain containing protein) → MGLNDSSPIPNRTSSRTRTGALFIQVIVTFTIALTLGLIIGQRLSVNKWDGLLLPEGNIKTVWEHNLTFSQRPTPESEAAWNSIIPVGRGFIHHPEIAPFISNIAVFHQLHCLHAILVAYYAAVEESDVAKGAQRPDNYLQQTGARMAPSHIRHCFDYLRQALMCAADTNMEVLDPETHTTSGWGQGKRCRDYDEVVMWAEKWANSTDTGIVT